In Streptomyces sp. NBC_01707, a genomic segment contains:
- a CDS encoding helix-turn-helix transcriptional regulator encodes MLNRLREARGAREWSQARLIHELEQYARRHALDIGSTASLRVYVSEWENGRRSISERYAKILRPVLGVTDEELFGQQAPAEAPPAVDGYDDLINRIDSARSVSLTMVKTFMDQTELLRTQDRQMGAASLIDQMTGHLTTLEDALTFAVLPETRRPVALALAGASTLAAWQALDAGGVERAWRNYELGKRAAQEAGEPMYLAHAMAEQAYVLNEAGRPETAVALVREAQRLGGQQISPRLRAWLYAAEAELCAKAGMPDDCRQALDRAAACLPEGEEARDPDMLSIFLNGGHLARWRGNALALLGDGDALSSLYEALDRVDPTFIRATSGLRCDLAQAHLAREERAEAQVHLQQARLLANRTGSVRYRRRIEQLTQKL; translated from the coding sequence CCGGCTACGGGAAGCCAGAGGTGCGCGAGAGTGGTCACAAGCGCGGCTCATCCACGAGCTTGAGCAATACGCACGACGGCATGCGCTCGACATCGGCTCGACCGCCAGCCTGCGCGTCTACGTCTCGGAGTGGGAGAACGGCAGACGCTCGATCAGCGAGCGCTACGCGAAGATCCTGCGGCCGGTGCTGGGTGTCACCGATGAGGAGCTATTCGGCCAGCAGGCTCCCGCAGAGGCGCCCCCCGCGGTCGACGGATACGACGACCTGATCAACCGGATCGATTCGGCGCGCAGCGTCAGTCTCACCATGGTGAAGACATTCATGGACCAGACGGAGCTACTACGTACCCAGGATCGCCAGATGGGCGCCGCATCCCTCATAGATCAGATGACGGGCCACCTCACGACTTTGGAAGACGCGCTCACGTTCGCAGTGCTCCCCGAGACACGTCGACCCGTTGCTCTGGCGTTGGCCGGAGCTTCTACCCTCGCTGCCTGGCAAGCACTCGATGCCGGAGGAGTCGAACGGGCCTGGCGGAACTACGAGTTAGGGAAGCGCGCCGCTCAGGAGGCTGGTGAGCCGATGTACCTCGCACATGCCATGGCGGAGCAGGCATACGTACTCAACGAAGCAGGCCGCCCCGAGACGGCTGTAGCTCTCGTGCGTGAGGCTCAGCGTTTGGGCGGTCAGCAGATATCGCCACGACTGCGGGCATGGCTGTACGCGGCCGAGGCAGAGCTCTGCGCCAAAGCCGGCATGCCGGATGACTGCCGACAGGCACTCGATCGAGCCGCCGCTTGCCTCCCCGAAGGCGAAGAAGCCCGCGACCCAGACATGTTGAGCATCTTCCTGAACGGTGGGCATCTGGCGCGATGGCGCGGGAACGCACTTGCGCTGCTCGGAGACGGCGACGCGCTTAGCAGCCTGTACGAGGCGCTGGACAGAGTGGACCCGACGTTCATCCGTGCCACGTCAGGTCTGCGCTGCGACCTTGCCCAGGCGCATCTGGCGCGTGAGGAACGTGCCGAGGCGCAGGTGCATCTACAGCAGGCGCGGTTGTTGGCAAACCGAACCGGGTCTGTGCGCTACCGCCGACGTATCGAGCAACTCACGCAGAAGCTGTAG
- a CDS encoding NUDIX domain-containing protein — protein sequence MGPKSARVYRTIREWVASGKLQPGEKLPSERTLEKDLDIGRTQLRTVLAKLVAEKVLESYARSSYRVPSHDVSIERPGNLEPWQIHGERTVYDNRWVKLTLVDVEPPGVERFEHHVVRLHHVSIAAVLDNQDRVLMLWRYRFVADKWGWELPGGIVDEGEDARATAFREVEEETGWRPDSLDHVVTFQPMIGMVDSPHAIYVGKGARHVGDPTDIEEAGHVAWVPLSDIPGLMARGELMGAGTLVALLHVLASRGEGASTASA from the coding sequence ATGGGACCGAAGTCGGCGCGGGTGTACCGCACGATTCGCGAGTGGGTTGCGTCGGGGAAGTTGCAGCCCGGCGAGAAGCTGCCCTCTGAGCGCACTCTGGAGAAGGACCTCGACATCGGCAGGACCCAGCTCCGCACAGTGCTGGCCAAGCTCGTCGCGGAGAAGGTGCTTGAGTCGTACGCCCGCAGCTCCTACCGGGTGCCATCCCATGACGTGAGCATCGAGCGGCCGGGCAACTTGGAGCCGTGGCAGATTCATGGCGAGCGGACGGTCTACGACAACCGCTGGGTGAAGCTAACGCTTGTCGACGTCGAGCCGCCGGGTGTCGAGCGCTTCGAGCATCACGTCGTACGGCTCCATCACGTCTCGATCGCCGCGGTACTTGATAACCAAGACCGCGTGCTCATGCTCTGGCGCTACCGGTTCGTCGCCGATAAGTGGGGCTGGGAGCTTCCCGGCGGCATCGTGGATGAAGGTGAAGATGCCCGCGCGACGGCGTTCCGTGAGGTGGAGGAGGAGACCGGCTGGCGGCCCGACTCCCTGGATCACGTGGTCACCTTTCAGCCCATGATCGGCATGGTCGACTCGCCACATGCAATCTACGTCGGCAAAGGCGCACGGCATGTGGGCGACCCCACCGACATCGAGGAAGCCGGACACGTCGCGTGGGTGCCGCTCTCGGATATCCCCGGGCTGATGGCGAGAGGTGAGCTGATGGGCGCGGGCACGTTGGTTGCCTTGCTGCATGTCCTCGCTTCTCGCGGAGAAGGCGCCTCTACAGCTTCTGCGTGA
- a CDS encoding methyltransferase domain-containing protein gives MRTTSQARSFDLAAASYAANRPSYPPALLDAVEELTGCPLKGARVADVGAGTGLATTLLRTRGANVIAVEPGPGMASQFRLALPDVPLVIGDGNNLPLASGSIDILTYAQAWHWTDQRKSVPEALRVLRTGGALALWWNDSDSTVPWIADQDARLRRLFGADDTAPDPMARFRGLPSELDFVHRHVPWTRSVPLDKHLANLSSYSDFLVLGKEATNTFLVQERDLLAEVFPNGTVEEHYVVSLAVATR, from the coding sequence TACGCGGCGAACCGCCCTTCATACCCGCCCGCCTTGCTCGACGCGGTCGAGGAACTCACCGGCTGCCCCCTGAAGGGCGCCCGTGTCGCGGACGTCGGAGCCGGCACCGGACTCGCGACGACGCTCCTCCGCACCCGCGGTGCGAACGTCATCGCGGTCGAGCCCGGCCCCGGAATGGCCTCGCAGTTCCGCCTTGCCCTGCCCGACGTCCCGCTCGTGATCGGTGACGGCAACAACCTGCCACTGGCCTCCGGCTCCATCGACATCCTCACGTATGCCCAAGCCTGGCACTGGACCGATCAGCGCAAGTCCGTACCGGAAGCTCTCCGAGTCCTTCGCACCGGTGGTGCACTCGCCCTCTGGTGGAACGACTCAGACAGCACTGTTCCGTGGATTGCCGACCAGGACGCCCGCCTGCGTCGACTCTTCGGCGCCGACGACACCGCCCCCGACCCCATGGCTCGATTCCGCGGACTGCCCTCCGAACTCGACTTCGTCCATCGGCACGTGCCGTGGACCCGGAGCGTTCCTCTCGATAAGCATCTAGCCAACCTCTCCAGTTACTCCGACTTCCTCGTCCTCGGCAAGGAAGCGACCAACACGTTCCTCGTCCAGGAACGCGACCTCCTCGCCGAGGTCTTCCCGAACGGAACCGTCGAGGAGCACTACGTGGTCAGCTTGGCCGTTGCTACCCGTTGA